A part of Macrobrachium nipponense isolate FS-2020 chromosome 26, ASM1510439v2, whole genome shotgun sequence genomic DNA contains:
- the LOC135200160 gene encoding protein disulfide-isomerase-like isoform X1, with the protein MKTSSAILLLASCLALSYSEEITKDEGVLVLTKGNFKTALEENEFVLVEFYAPWCGHCKALAPEYVKAAAKLVEKGSAIKLAKVDATEETELAEEHGVRGYPTLKFFRSGKPIDYGGGRQADDIVNWLLKKTGPPAKALATVEDAKSFIDEHPVVVVGFFKDQSSPGAKQFLAAASATDDYPFGITSEDALFSEYEAKDEGIILFKNFDEGKNVYEGEITEDGVTQFVAANSLPLVVDFNHETASKIFGGEIKSHLLIFLSKEAGHYDTHMEAAMAAARGFKGQVLFVTINTDEEDHSRILEFFGMKKEEVPGLRIIKLEEDMAKYRPDTYDLSESGLTSFVQSFLDGKLKQHLLSQDLPDDWDKEPVKVLVSSNFDEVVFDKSKDVLVEFYAPWCGHCKQLAPIYDQLGEKYKDHDSIVISKMDATANELEHTKIQSFPTLKLYKKETNEAVEYNGERTLEGLSKFLGTGGVYGQAAPEDDEVVDYNGARTLDALGDFLDGKSADEQDDEEVDEEGDVPAKDEL; encoded by the exons ATGAAGACGTCGAGTGCAATTCTCCTTTTGGCCTCTTGCCTCGCCCTTTCGTATAgcgaagaaataacaaaagatgaAGGGGTTCTAGTGTTAACCAAAGGCAACTTCAAGACCGCCCTCGAGGAGAACGAGTTCGTCCTCGTCGAATTCT atgCACCTTGGTGTGGACACTGTAAGGCTCTGGCTCCAGAGTATGTTAAGGCTGCTGCAAAACTTGTAGAGAAAGGATCTGCCATCAAACTTGCGAAGGTTGATGCCACAGAAGAAACAGAGTTGGCAGAAGAACATGGTGTCAGGGGGTATCCCACTCTGAAGTTCTTCCGCAGTGGCAAGCCCATAGATTATGGTGGTGGACGTCAAGCTGATGACATTGTGAACTGGCTCCTTAAGAAGACTGGCCCACCAGCAAAGGCTCTAGCAACTGTTGAGGATGCCAAATCCTTCATTGATGAGCACCCTGTCGTCGTCGTTGGGTTCTTCAAGGACCAGAGCTCGCCTGGGGCCAAACAGTTTTTGGCTGCTGCATCTGCCACTGATGACTATCCCTTTGGAATCACAAGTGAGGATGCTTTGTTCTCAGAGTACGAAGCTAAGGATGAAGGTATTATACTCTTCAAGAACTTTGATGAGGGAAAGAATGTGTACGAGGGAGAGATTACAGAAGATGGAGTGACCCAGTTTGTAGCAGCCAACTCTCTGCCTCTTGTTGTAGACTTCAACCATGAAACTGCTTCAAAAATCTTTGGAGGAGAAATCAAATCCCACCTGTTGATTTTCTTGTCAAAGGAAGCCGGACATTATGACACGCACATGGAAGCTGCCATGGCTGCTGCCAGGGGTTTCAAGGGTCAGGTTCTTTTCGTTACCATAAACACAGATGAGGAAGATCACTCCCGCATTTTGGAATTCTTTGGCATGAAGAAGGAAGAG GTACCAGGCCTTCGCATTATCAAGCTTGAGGAAGACATGGCCAAGTACAGACCTGACACCTATGACTTGAGTGAATCTGGATTGACCAGCTTTGTTCAAAGCTTTTTGGATGGTAAGCTTAAACAGCACCTCCTTTCTCAAGACCTTCCAGATGATTGGGACAAGGAGCCAGTGAag GTACTGGTGTCCTCCAACTTTGATGAAGTTGTATTCGACAAATCAAAGGATGTATTAGTAGAGTTCTATGCACCCTGGTGTGGCCACTGCAAACAATTGGCTCCCATTTATGATCAGTTGGGAGAGAAATATAAAGACCACGATTCTATAGTAATTTCCAAAATGGATGCTACAGCGAATGAATTGGAACATACAAAGATCCAATCATTCCCCACCCTTAAATTGTACAAGAAGGAAACAAATGAG GCAGTTGAATATAATGGAGAACGCACATTGGAGGGACTATCCAAATTCTTGGGAACTGGTGGTGTATATGGACAAGCTGCCCCAGAAGATGACGAG
- the LOC135200160 gene encoding protein disulfide-isomerase-like isoform X3 encodes MKTSSAILLLASCLALSYSEEITKDEGVLVLTKGNFKTALEENEFVLVEFYAPWCGHCKALAPEYVKAAAKLVEKGSAIKLAKVDATEETELAEEHGVRGYPTLKFFRSGKPIDYGGGRQADDIVNWLLKKTGPPAKALATVEDAKSFIDEHPVVVVGFFKDQSSPGAKQFLAAASATDDYPFGITSEDALFSEYEAKDEGIILFKNFDEGKNVYEGEITEDGVTQFVAANSLPLVVDFNHETASKIFGGEIKSHLLIFLSKEAGHYDTHMEAAMAAARGFKGQVLFVTINTDEEDHSRILEFFGMKKEEVPGLRIIKLEEDMAKYRPDTYDLSESGLTSFVQSFLDGKLKQHLLSQDLPDDWDKEPVKVLVSSNFDEVVFDKSKDVLVEFYAPWCGHCKQLAPIYDQLGEKYKDHDSIVISKMDATANELEHTKIQSFPTLKLYKKETNEVVDYNGARTLDALGDFLDGKSADEQDDEEVDEEGDVPAKDEL; translated from the exons ATGAAGACGTCGAGTGCAATTCTCCTTTTGGCCTCTTGCCTCGCCCTTTCGTATAgcgaagaaataacaaaagatgaAGGGGTTCTAGTGTTAACCAAAGGCAACTTCAAGACCGCCCTCGAGGAGAACGAGTTCGTCCTCGTCGAATTCT atgCACCTTGGTGTGGACACTGTAAGGCTCTGGCTCCAGAGTATGTTAAGGCTGCTGCAAAACTTGTAGAGAAAGGATCTGCCATCAAACTTGCGAAGGTTGATGCCACAGAAGAAACAGAGTTGGCAGAAGAACATGGTGTCAGGGGGTATCCCACTCTGAAGTTCTTCCGCAGTGGCAAGCCCATAGATTATGGTGGTGGACGTCAAGCTGATGACATTGTGAACTGGCTCCTTAAGAAGACTGGCCCACCAGCAAAGGCTCTAGCAACTGTTGAGGATGCCAAATCCTTCATTGATGAGCACCCTGTCGTCGTCGTTGGGTTCTTCAAGGACCAGAGCTCGCCTGGGGCCAAACAGTTTTTGGCTGCTGCATCTGCCACTGATGACTATCCCTTTGGAATCACAAGTGAGGATGCTTTGTTCTCAGAGTACGAAGCTAAGGATGAAGGTATTATACTCTTCAAGAACTTTGATGAGGGAAAGAATGTGTACGAGGGAGAGATTACAGAAGATGGAGTGACCCAGTTTGTAGCAGCCAACTCTCTGCCTCTTGTTGTAGACTTCAACCATGAAACTGCTTCAAAAATCTTTGGAGGAGAAATCAAATCCCACCTGTTGATTTTCTTGTCAAAGGAAGCCGGACATTATGACACGCACATGGAAGCTGCCATGGCTGCTGCCAGGGGTTTCAAGGGTCAGGTTCTTTTCGTTACCATAAACACAGATGAGGAAGATCACTCCCGCATTTTGGAATTCTTTGGCATGAAGAAGGAAGAG GTACCAGGCCTTCGCATTATCAAGCTTGAGGAAGACATGGCCAAGTACAGACCTGACACCTATGACTTGAGTGAATCTGGATTGACCAGCTTTGTTCAAAGCTTTTTGGATGGTAAGCTTAAACAGCACCTCCTTTCTCAAGACCTTCCAGATGATTGGGACAAGGAGCCAGTGAag GTACTGGTGTCCTCCAACTTTGATGAAGTTGTATTCGACAAATCAAAGGATGTATTAGTAGAGTTCTATGCACCCTGGTGTGGCCACTGCAAACAATTGGCTCCCATTTATGATCAGTTGGGAGAGAAATATAAAGACCACGATTCTATAGTAATTTCCAAAATGGATGCTACAGCGAATGAATTGGAACATACAAAGATCCAATCATTCCCCACCCTTAAATTGTACAAGAAGGAAACAAATGAG
- the LOC135200160 gene encoding protein disulfide-isomerase-like isoform X2 has product MKTSSAILLLASCLALSYSEEITKDEGVLVLTKGNFKTALEENEFVLVEFYAPWCGHCKALAPEYVKAAAKLVEKGSAIKLAKVDATEETELAEEHGVRGYPTLKFFRSGKPIDYGGGRQADDIVNWLLKKTGPPAKALATVEDAKSFIDEHPVVVVGFFKDQSSPGAKQFLAAASATDDYPFGITSEDALFSEYEAKDEGIILFKNFDEGKNVYEGEITEDGVTQFVAANSLPLVVDFNHETASKIFGGEIKSHLLIFLSKEAGHYDTHMEAAMAAARGFKGQVLFVTINTDEEDHSRILEFFGMKKEEVPGLRIIKLEEDMAKYRPDTYDLSESGLTSFVQSFLDGKLKQHLLSQDLPDDWDKEPVKVLVSSNFDEVVFDKSKDVLVEFYAPWCGHCKQLAPIYDQLGEKYKDHDSIVISKMDATANELEHTKIQSFPTLKLYKKETNEAVEYNGERTLEGLSKFLGTGGVYGQAAPEDDEDDEEVDEEGDVPAKDEL; this is encoded by the exons ATGAAGACGTCGAGTGCAATTCTCCTTTTGGCCTCTTGCCTCGCCCTTTCGTATAgcgaagaaataacaaaagatgaAGGGGTTCTAGTGTTAACCAAAGGCAACTTCAAGACCGCCCTCGAGGAGAACGAGTTCGTCCTCGTCGAATTCT atgCACCTTGGTGTGGACACTGTAAGGCTCTGGCTCCAGAGTATGTTAAGGCTGCTGCAAAACTTGTAGAGAAAGGATCTGCCATCAAACTTGCGAAGGTTGATGCCACAGAAGAAACAGAGTTGGCAGAAGAACATGGTGTCAGGGGGTATCCCACTCTGAAGTTCTTCCGCAGTGGCAAGCCCATAGATTATGGTGGTGGACGTCAAGCTGATGACATTGTGAACTGGCTCCTTAAGAAGACTGGCCCACCAGCAAAGGCTCTAGCAACTGTTGAGGATGCCAAATCCTTCATTGATGAGCACCCTGTCGTCGTCGTTGGGTTCTTCAAGGACCAGAGCTCGCCTGGGGCCAAACAGTTTTTGGCTGCTGCATCTGCCACTGATGACTATCCCTTTGGAATCACAAGTGAGGATGCTTTGTTCTCAGAGTACGAAGCTAAGGATGAAGGTATTATACTCTTCAAGAACTTTGATGAGGGAAAGAATGTGTACGAGGGAGAGATTACAGAAGATGGAGTGACCCAGTTTGTAGCAGCCAACTCTCTGCCTCTTGTTGTAGACTTCAACCATGAAACTGCTTCAAAAATCTTTGGAGGAGAAATCAAATCCCACCTGTTGATTTTCTTGTCAAAGGAAGCCGGACATTATGACACGCACATGGAAGCTGCCATGGCTGCTGCCAGGGGTTTCAAGGGTCAGGTTCTTTTCGTTACCATAAACACAGATGAGGAAGATCACTCCCGCATTTTGGAATTCTTTGGCATGAAGAAGGAAGAG GTACCAGGCCTTCGCATTATCAAGCTTGAGGAAGACATGGCCAAGTACAGACCTGACACCTATGACTTGAGTGAATCTGGATTGACCAGCTTTGTTCAAAGCTTTTTGGATGGTAAGCTTAAACAGCACCTCCTTTCTCAAGACCTTCCAGATGATTGGGACAAGGAGCCAGTGAag GTACTGGTGTCCTCCAACTTTGATGAAGTTGTATTCGACAAATCAAAGGATGTATTAGTAGAGTTCTATGCACCCTGGTGTGGCCACTGCAAACAATTGGCTCCCATTTATGATCAGTTGGGAGAGAAATATAAAGACCACGATTCTATAGTAATTTCCAAAATGGATGCTACAGCGAATGAATTGGAACATACAAAGATCCAATCATTCCCCACCCTTAAATTGTACAAGAAGGAAACAAATGAG GCAGTTGAATATAATGGAGAACGCACATTGGAGGGACTATCCAAATTCTTGGGAACTGGTGGTGTATATGGACAAGCTGCCCCAGAAGATGACGAG